The following DNA comes from Phytohabitans rumicis.
CCACGAGCCGCGCCGGTTCGGCTTCATCCGGCGTGGCCACATGGCCCGGCGTACCCGGGAGATCCTCGGCGGGCTCGGGCACGGCGAGATCCCGCCGCGCCGCCTGGTGCGCTCGCTGCCGGCGGCGGGCAAGCAGGTCGTCAGCATGGCGCGGGCGCTCTCGCACGACGCCCGCCTCATCATCATGGACGAGCCGAGCGCCGTCCTCGCCCACGACGAGGTCGGCAACCTCTTCCGGATCATCCGGGAGCTGACCGGCAAGGGCATCGCGGTCATCTACATCTCCCACCGGCTGGAGGAGATCCGCGAGATCGGCGACCGGGTCACCGTGCTCAAGGACGGCCGGACCACCGCGGCGAACCTGCCGGCGCGTACCACGCCGACCCGCGACCTGGTCAGCCGCATGACCGGGCGGACCATCGAGTACGTCTTCCCCGAGCCGAGCACGAAGGACCGGGGCGAGCAGCTCCTGCGTGTCGAGGGACTGACGCGTGCCAACGAGTTCGCCGACGTGTCACTCACCGTCCACAGTGGTGAGATCGTGGGCATCGCCGGCTTGGTCGGCTCGGGCCGGTCCGAGCTGCTGGAGACCATCTTCGGGGCGCGCCAGGCGGAATCCGGCACGGTGCGGATGGGTGGCCGGGCGCTGCGTCCGGGCAGCGTGCGCGCCGCCGTACGGGCCGGGCTCGGCATGGCGCCGGAAGAGCGCAAGAGCCAGGCGCTGCTGCTGGGCGAGCCGATCTACCGCAACATCACCCTGGCCACCTTCACCGGGTACGCCCGCGGCGGGTTCACCAACGCCGGCCGGGAGGTGGCCGAGGCGAACCGGATCGCGGACACGCTCGACCTGCGCCCCCGGGACGTACGGCGGCCGGTGCGCACGCTCTCCGGCGGCAACCAGCAGAAGGTCGTGGTCGGGCGGTGGCTGCTCGGCGGCACCAAGCTGCTGCTGCTGGACGAGCCCACCCGCGGCGTCGACGTCGGCGCCCGGGCGGAGCTCTACCAGGTGATCCACGACCTGGCCGCGCGCGGGGTCGGTGTGCTGCTGGTCTCCAGCGAGGTGCCCGAGGTGCTGGGCCTCGCCGACCGGGTCCTGGTCATGCGGGAGGGGCGGGTCGTCCGCGAGGCGCCGGCCGGAGAACTCGACGAAGACACCGTGCTCGACCTCGTGATGGCGGGTTCGTTGCAGGCTGAGGAGGTAACCCTATGACGGCCCAAGCGGCGCCCGCACCCGTGAAGGAACCGGAGAAGCCGGCGGAGAAGCGGAGCTGGTGGCGCGACGACGCGACCGAGCCCCTGCGGCGGAATCTGGGTCTCG
Coding sequences within:
- a CDS encoding sugar ABC transporter ATP-binding protein, whose protein sequence is MTEMGEVVLELTDVVKTFPGVRALDGVQLEVRAGEVHCLLGQNGAGKSTLIKVLSGAHRPDEGRIQWLGEDFAPANPQAAMKAGIATIYQELDLVDDLSVAENAFLGHEPRRFGFIRRGHMARRTREILGGLGHGEIPPRRLVRSLPAAGKQVVSMARALSHDARLIIMDEPSAVLAHDEVGNLFRIIRELTGKGIAVIYISHRLEEIREIGDRVTVLKDGRTTAANLPARTTPTRDLVSRMTGRTIEYVFPEPSTKDRGEQLLRVEGLTRANEFADVSLTVHSGEIVGIAGLVGSGRSELLETIFGARQAESGTVRMGGRALRPGSVRAAVRAGLGMAPEERKSQALLLGEPIYRNITLATFTGYARGGFTNAGREVAEANRIADTLDLRPRDVRRPVRTLSGGNQQKVVVGRWLLGGTKLLLLDEPTRGVDVGARAELYQVIHDLAARGVGVLLVSSEVPEVLGLADRVLVMREGRVVREAPAGELDEDTVLDLVMAGSLQAEEVTL